The proteins below come from a single Acidobacteriota bacterium genomic window:
- a CDS encoding D-cysteine desulfhydrase family protein has protein sequence MEQPNFAEAIARLNAIPRLQYGYYPTPLEELPRLRAALGAGAPRLFVKRDDYSGPGFGGNKVRKLEYVLARAQADGADMAITIGGEKSNHARVTAAMCARLGLRCGLVLNAAAVGHEGWEPASLAADRFYGAEIHHVSSRDERRSTMAAVAEQFRAAGKRVVEIPLGASIPLGALGFARAVAEAQAQLESLGIGITHLFHSSSSGGTQAGLVAGCQLFGLDAQVIGVSADDPAEAIALEVATIIAGVGEVLGAPLRGEATVLDQYVGPGYGVDSPESVAALELAARTEGLLLDPVYSAKAMAGLLDWIRQGKLTADDTVLFWHTGGQLALFYRPEAEAVPRA, from the coding sequence ATGGAACAACCAAACTTTGCCGAAGCAATCGCGCGGCTCAATGCCATCCCGCGTTTGCAGTACGGCTATTACCCGACGCCGTTGGAAGAGTTGCCGCGCTTGCGGGCGGCGTTGGGCGCGGGTGCGCCGCGCCTGTTCGTCAAACGCGATGATTACAGCGGCCCCGGCTTCGGCGGCAACAAGGTGCGCAAGCTGGAATACGTGTTGGCACGAGCGCAAGCCGACGGCGCGGATATGGCAATCACCATCGGCGGCGAGAAATCGAATCACGCCCGCGTGACAGCGGCGATGTGCGCGCGGCTGGGCTTGCGTTGCGGGCTGGTGCTGAATGCGGCGGCGGTGGGGCACGAAGGTTGGGAGCCGGCGAGTCTGGCGGCGGACAGGTTTTACGGCGCTGAAATTCATCACGTCAGCAGCCGCGACGAACGCCGCAGCACAATGGCGGCAGTGGCTGAACAGTTTCGCGCGGCAGGCAAGCGCGTCGTCGAAATTCCACTGGGCGCTTCGATCCCGCTCGGCGCGCTCGGCTTTGCGCGCGCGGTGGCTGAGGCGCAAGCGCAACTCGAATCTCTAGGCATTGGCATCACGCACCTCTTTCATTCCAGTTCATCGGGCGGCACGCAAGCGGGTCTCGTCGCCGGTTGCCAGCTTTTCGGCCTGGACGCGCAAGTCATCGGCGTCAGCGCGGACGATCCCGCCGAGGCGATTGCTTTGGAAGTCGCCACGATCATCGCTGGTGTTGGTGAGGTGTTGGGCGCGCCGTTGCGCGGCGAGGCGACGGTGCTGGATCAATACGTTGGGCCGGGCTATGGCGTAGATTCGCCTGAATCAGTCGCGGCGCTCGAATTGGCAGCGCGCACGGAGGGGTTGCTGCTCGATCCGGTTTATTCGGCCAAAGCAATGGCTGGGCTGTTGGATTGGATCAGGCAAGGGAAGTTGACGGCCGATGACACAGTACTGTTCTGGCATACAGGCGGGCAGTTGGCACTGTTTTACCGGCCTGAAGCTGAGGCGGTACCGCGCGCGTGA
- a CDS encoding DinB family protein → MTRTELELKLHRDRAWTLETWAAYSHDDLTRGISVSRDQPDTKWSALDHLAHLAGIETVFNALIRRYLAGDPQPISFMRNADGTRAELPEIMARVHALNETWVNEQRGKSFSEVVALGQRVRAETLALLAELTDDELQQRVPDAPWADGTVGGILAVNGDHARQHHGWVTRSLAA, encoded by the coding sequence ATGACCCGCACCGAACTCGAACTCAAACTCCACCGCGACCGCGCCTGGACGCTGGAAACCTGGGCCGCGTATTCGCACGACGACCTGACACGCGGCATCAGCGTCAGCCGCGACCAACCCGATACAAAATGGAGCGCGCTCGATCATCTGGCGCATCTGGCCGGCATCGAGACCGTCTTCAACGCCCTGATCCGGCGGTATCTCGCGGGCGACCCACAGCCCATCAGCTTTATGCGCAACGCCGACGGCACGAGGGCCGAGTTGCCCGAGATCATGGCCCGCGTTCACGCGCTGAACGAAACCTGGGTCAACGAACAGCGCGGCAAGAGCTTCAGCGAAGTCGTCGCGCTGGGCCAGCGCGTGCGCGCCGAAACGCTGGCGCTGTTGGCCGAACTGACCGACGACGAGTTGCAACAGCGCGTGCCCGATGCGCCCTGGGCCGACGGCACGGTTGGCGGCATCCTGGCCGTCAACGGCGATCACGCGCGCCAGCATCACGGTTGGGTCACGCGCAGTCTGGCTGCATAA
- the yhbH gene encoding sporulation protein YhbH: MSVQRNDWSLQRKGIIDQDRHKERIKDAIKKNLGSIVSNESIILSRGRKTVKVPMRALDEYKFRFDHRKRKQVGQGDGNTQVGDVIGREDGQGQGQGPGEAGDQPGQDYYEADVNIDEIAALIFEDLHLPYLEEKAKQAVQAKTTKFTEIRRTGVLSNLDKRRTILENIRRNAREKGQASIGGFKKEDMRFKSWEEEVKYESNAVVIAMMDVSGSMTEFKKYIARSFFFWMVRFLRTKYDAVKIVFISHHTEAKEVTEEQFFTQGESGGTVVSSAYKLALDMIEERFPARDWNVYPFHFSDGDNYYSDNDDAVKLADKLIEVCNLFGYGEIGEEGLGSYRRSSGALLSIYNDRLKNKERFIGVRIDDKQDVYPALKEFFGKRGIEA, from the coding sequence ATGTCAGTCCAACGCAACGATTGGTCGCTCCAGCGCAAGGGCATCATTGACCAGGATCGTCACAAAGAGCGCATCAAAGACGCCATCAAAAAGAATCTCGGCTCCATCGTCTCCAACGAATCCATCATCCTGTCGCGCGGGCGCAAGACGGTCAAAGTGCCCATGCGCGCGCTGGATGAATACAAATTCCGCTTCGATCACCGCAAACGCAAACAGGTCGGCCAGGGCGACGGCAACACCCAGGTCGGCGATGTCATCGGGCGCGAAGACGGCCAGGGCCAGGGCCAGGGGCCAGGCGAAGCAGGCGATCAGCCAGGGCAGGATTATTACGAAGCCGACGTCAACATTGACGAAATCGCCGCGCTCATCTTTGAAGACCTGCATTTGCCGTACCTCGAAGAAAAGGCCAAGCAGGCCGTGCAGGCCAAGACCACCAAGTTCACCGAAATCCGCCGCACCGGCGTGCTCTCGAACCTGGACAAGCGCCGCACCATCCTCGAAAACATCCGCCGCAACGCGCGCGAAAAAGGCCAGGCCAGCATCGGCGGGTTCAAGAAAGAGGACATGCGTTTTAAGAGTTGGGAGGAAGAGGTCAAATACGAATCGAACGCCGTCGTGATTGCGATGATGGACGTGTCGGGTTCGATGACCGAGTTCAAAAAGTACATCGCGCGCAGCTTCTTTTTCTGGATGGTGCGGTTTCTGCGCACCAAGTACGACGCGGTCAAAATCGTCTTCATCAGCCACCATACGGAGGCCAAAGAGGTCACCGAAGAGCAGTTCTTCACGCAGGGCGAATCGGGCGGCACGGTGGTCAGTTCGGCCTACAAACTCGCGCTCGACATGATCGAAGAGCGCTTCCCCGCGCGCGACTGGAACGTCTATCCGTTTCACTTTTCAGATGGCGACAACTACTACTCCGACAACGATGACGCAGTGAAGCTGGCGGACAAGCTGATCGAGGTTTGCAATCTGTTCGGTTACGGCGAGATTGGCGAAGAAGGCCTGGGCAGCTATCGCCGCAGTTCCGGCGCGCTGCTTTCGATTTACAACGACCGGCTGAAAAACAAGGAACGCTTCATCGGCGTGCGCATTGACGACAAGCAGGATGTGTATCCGGCGTTGAAAGAGTTTTTTGGGAAGCGCGGGATTGAGGCATAG
- the moaA gene encoding GTP 3',8-cyclase MoaA, which produces MILPIRLKDSYGRAIRDLRLSITDRCNFRCFYCMPTEAMEWKPKPEILRYEEIIQLAEIFVGLGVNKLRVTGGEPMVRRDLESLIERLARIEGLADLAMTTNAHFLRGRAQALKDAGLQRITISLDSLEAERFALLTGRNELKQVLDGIDAALEAGLAPVKVNSVVIRGINDDQAVSFAAFARDKGVQVRFIEFMPLDNGKVWRREMIVPGEEVRQKINAVYPLEPVVSGNLSETARRWRFADGAPGEVGFINPVTQPFCGHCSRIRLTADGMIRTCLFSTVEHNIKALLRRGAPIEELLDFIVATIEKKEDRHHINDPEFVQPLRTMSCIGG; this is translated from the coding sequence ATGATTTTGCCGATCCGCTTAAAAGACAGTTACGGGCGCGCCATTCGCGATCTGCGCCTCTCGATCACCGACCGCTGCAATTTTCGCTGCTTCTATTGCATGCCCACCGAGGCGATGGAATGGAAACCCAAGCCGGAAATTTTGCGCTACGAGGAAATTATCCAACTAGCCGAAATCTTTGTGGGCCTGGGCGTCAACAAATTGCGCGTGACGGGCGGCGAGCCGATGGTGCGGCGCGATCTCGAAAGCCTGATCGAACGGCTGGCCCGTATCGAAGGCCTTGCGGATTTAGCCATGACCACCAACGCGCATTTCCTGCGAGGCCGCGCCCAGGCGTTAAAGGACGCGGGCCTGCAACGCATCACCATCAGCCTGGATTCGCTCGAAGCTGAACGCTTTGCTTTGCTCACCGGGCGCAACGAACTGAAGCAGGTGCTGGACGGCATTGACGCCGCCTTGGAAGCCGGACTTGCGCCGGTCAAGGTCAACAGCGTCGTCATTCGCGGCATCAACGACGATCAAGCCGTCAGCTTCGCCGCGTTTGCCCGAGACAAAGGCGTCCAGGTGCGCTTCATCGAATTTATGCCGCTCGACAACGGCAAAGTCTGGCGGCGCGAAATGATCGTGCCGGGCGAGGAAGTCCGGCAAAAGATCAACGCCGTTTACCCGCTCGAACCCGTCGTGTCAGGCAATCTCAGCGAGACCGCCCGGCGTTGGCGTTTTGCCGATGGCGCGCCGGGCGAAGTCGGCTTCATCAACCCGGTCACGCAACCGTTCTGTGGGCATTGCAGCCGCATCCGCCTGACCGCCGACGGCATGATCCGCACCTGCCTGTTCTCAACCGTCGAACACAACATCAAAGCCCTGCTGCGGCGCGGCGCGCCCATCGAAGAGTTGCTCGATTTCATCGTCGCCACCATCGAGAAAAAAGAAGACCGCCATCACATCAACGATCCTGAGTTTGTGCAGCCGTTGCGCACGATGTCCTGTATTGGTGGATAG
- a CDS encoding response regulator transcription factor, which translates to MRILLVEDEPRMAHFIAKGLREQSFAVDLAADGEAALYQFSINDYDLLLLDVMLPRKDGYTVCRELRAQGMKTPILMLTARDTVDDRVEGLDAGADDYLVKPFAFRELLARVRALLRRAERVRTDVWPDVLQAADLTLNLNDHSALRAGRKISLTTKEYALLEYFMLHVGRLLTREEIAEHVWDENFDPFSNVIDVYVRRLRKKIDEGFTPALIHTRRGAGYLFTAEAAAEAGEDDVE; encoded by the coding sequence ATGAGAATCCTGTTGGTCGAAGATGAACCGCGCATGGCGCATTTCATTGCGAAAGGTTTGCGCGAACAGAGTTTTGCCGTGGACTTGGCGGCGGACGGCGAGGCCGCGCTGTATCAGTTCAGCATTAACGATTATGACTTGTTGCTACTGGATGTGATGCTGCCGCGCAAAGACGGCTACACGGTCTGCCGCGAGTTGCGCGCGCAGGGCATGAAAACGCCGATCCTGATGCTGACCGCGCGCGACACCGTGGATGATCGCGTCGAAGGGCTGGATGCCGGGGCCGATGATTATCTGGTCAAGCCCTTCGCCTTCAGAGAGCTGCTGGCGCGGGTGCGCGCGTTGTTGCGGCGCGCTGAACGCGTCCGCACAGATGTCTGGCCGGACGTTTTGCAAGCCGCCGATTTGACCTTAAATCTCAATGACCATTCCGCCCTGCGGGCAGGCCGCAAAATCAGCCTGACGACCAAAGAGTACGCCTTGCTCGAATACTTTATGCTGCACGTGGGCCGCCTGCTGACGCGCGAAGAAATCGCCGAGCATGTCTGGGATGAAAATTTCGATCCGTTCTCGAATGTGATTGATGTGTATGTGCGCCGCCTACGCAAAAAAATTGACGAAGGTTTTACGCCAGCCTTGATTCACACGCGGCGCGGCGCGGGGTATTTGTTTACGGCGGAGGCCGCCGCAGAGGCGGGCGAAGACGATGTGGAATAG
- a CDS encoding HAMP domain-containing protein produces MWNSVRAKLTLWYVLLFGVLLLGSSLCLYVLIARSFRERLDLSLINTAQTAAKLFQGELSENGGDPRVATGHFFNEFKPPHLYVAVLQTPPAGGPKLLATNFDKGTPPSIPAGLQPVLPAPAILAQARQTHEPLTIEAAWFKPAGGRMAVYAFNAEAQDFIMLVAETRAISAAYLTELRRIFYFSFPVLLLVAGLAGYWFAQTACAPIAAMTAQAELISARNLHERLPIKNAKDELGQLAGVFNQLLNRLEASFDRMRAFTADASHELRTPLAIIRGEAEVALAQERSPGEYQEALTLIQDEAGRVAGLVEDLLALARADAGQHKLHLEELYLNDLVEESCRSVKTLAHKRQVALHYVPVEDIPMRGDSELLRRMVLNLLDNAIKYTPSGGAVQVQLLRNCNHAELQITDTGVGIPAADAAQVFERFYRVDRARTRTEGGSSGLGLSIVKWIAEAHHGSITLASQPGHGSTFRVSLPLEQ; encoded by the coding sequence ATGTGGAATAGCGTGCGGGCAAAATTGACGCTGTGGTACGTGCTGCTCTTCGGCGTGCTGTTGCTGGGGTCCAGCCTCTGCCTGTATGTGCTCATCGCGCGCAGCTTCCGCGAACGGCTCGACCTTTCGCTGATCAACACGGCGCAAACCGCCGCCAAACTCTTTCAGGGCGAACTAAGTGAAAATGGCGGCGACCCGCGTGTGGCCACTGGACACTTCTTCAACGAATTCAAGCCGCCGCATCTTTACGTCGCCGTCTTGCAAACGCCTCCGGCAGGCGGCCCCAAACTATTGGCCACGAATTTTGACAAAGGCACGCCGCCCTCCATTCCGGCGGGCTTGCAACCGGTCTTGCCAGCCCCGGCAATCTTGGCCCAAGCACGCCAGACACATGAGCCGCTGACGATTGAGGCCGCTTGGTTTAAGCCGGCGGGCGGGCGCATGGCGGTTTATGCTTTCAATGCCGAAGCACAGGACTTCATCATGCTGGTGGCCGAAACGCGGGCCATCAGTGCCGCTTATTTGACTGAGTTGCGGCGCATTTTTTATTTCAGCTTTCCGGTCTTATTGCTGGTGGCGGGCTTGGCCGGGTATTGGTTTGCGCAAACGGCCTGCGCCCCGATTGCGGCGATGACTGCGCAAGCGGAATTAATCAGCGCGCGCAATTTGCACGAACGTTTGCCCATCAAAAATGCCAAGGATGAATTGGGCCAGTTGGCGGGCGTCTTCAATCAATTGCTCAACCGGCTCGAAGCCTCGTTTGACCGCATGCGCGCCTTCACGGCGGATGCCTCGCATGAATTGCGCACGCCGCTCGCCATCATTCGCGGCGAAGCCGAAGTCGCCCTCGCCCAGGAACGCAGCCCGGGGGAATACCAGGAAGCCCTCACGCTCATTCAGGATGAAGCCGGTCGGGTGGCCGGGCTGGTCGAAGACTTGTTGGCGTTGGCTCGCGCCGATGCCGGACAACACAAATTGCACCTCGAAGAGCTTTACCTCAACGACCTGGTCGAAGAATCCTGCCGTTCGGTCAAGACCCTGGCGCACAAACGGCAAGTCGCCTTGCATTACGTCCCTGTCGAAGACATTCCCATGCGCGGCGATAGCGAATTGTTACGGCGCATGGTGCTCAACCTGCTCGACAACGCCATCAAATACACGCCGTCCGGGGGCGCTGTGCAGGTGCAACTGTTGCGCAATTGCAATCACGCCGAATTGCAGATCACGGACACGGGCGTGGGCATTCCCGCCGCCGACGCCGCACAGGTTTTCGAGCGTTTTTATCGTGTGGACAGAGCACGCACGCGCACGGAAGGTGGCAGTAGCGGCCTGGGGCTTTCCATCGTCAAATGGATCGCCGAAGCCCATCACGGCTCGATCACCCTGGCAAGCCAGCCCGGCCACGGCAGTACGTTTCGCGTCTCATTACCGCTGGAACAGTAG
- a CDS encoding transposase produces MPPYAPDYNPIERCWSKIKTYLRKAKARTSEALEQAIREALATSTEADLLAWVKFCGYPVH; encoded by the coding sequence TTGCCGCCGTATGCGCCGGACTACAATCCGATTGAACGCTGCTGGTCAAAGATCAAAACCTACTTGCGTAAAGCCAAGGCGCGGACCTCCGAAGCCTTGGAACAAGCTATTCGGGAAGCACTCGCGACCAGCACCGAAGCCGACTTGCTGGCTTGGGTAAAATTCTGCGGTTATCCCGTACATTGA